From Streptomyces sp. NBC_01754, a single genomic window includes:
- a CDS encoding ATP-grasp domain-containing protein, whose translation MNTPQLLLVESNTTGTGRQFAQRARAFGAEPVLLTAHPGRYPYAAEDDLHTIVVDTADADALWAAVTALADRAPIAGVLSSSEYYVATAAGLARRLGLHGPCADAVRACRDKSLQRRALAAAGIPVPLFSVAGTIPEALAAAQPIGGPVVVKPVQGSGSLGVRLCHNPDEVAEHARVLLAATVNERGLDTPRAVLVEQYLTGREFSVEVFGQDAVVTVAKHIGAPPVFVETGHDVPALLPTAQAAALVDSAVHAVKALGLGWGAAHVELRLDGDVARVIEVNPRLAGGMIPELVRRARGIDLVGAQVRAALGEYTDLTRPGTDAAGAASIRFLTTRAASILTDPAAAQSAARAVPGVVDTALYRPAGTRVEPAEDFRGRLGHVITTGATPGRTAEAADTALAALAGALETPGSPVVKEVLPV comes from the coding sequence ATGAACACCCCCCAACTACTGCTCGTCGAGTCCAACACCACCGGCACGGGACGCCAGTTCGCCCAGCGGGCCCGCGCCTTCGGCGCCGAACCCGTGCTGCTCACCGCCCACCCCGGCCGCTACCCCTACGCCGCCGAGGACGACCTGCACACCATCGTCGTCGACACCGCCGACGCCGACGCCCTGTGGGCCGCCGTGACCGCCCTCGCGGACCGCGCCCCGATCGCCGGCGTGCTCTCCAGCTCCGAGTACTACGTGGCCACGGCCGCCGGCCTCGCCCGGCGGCTCGGCCTCCACGGCCCCTGCGCCGACGCCGTCCGCGCCTGCCGCGACAAGTCCCTCCAGCGGCGCGCCCTGGCCGCCGCCGGAATACCCGTGCCCCTCTTCTCGGTGGCCGGTACCATCCCGGAGGCGCTCGCCGCCGCCCAGCCCATCGGCGGCCCGGTCGTCGTCAAGCCCGTCCAGGGCTCGGGAAGCCTGGGCGTACGCCTCTGCCACAACCCCGACGAGGTGGCCGAGCACGCGCGCGTCCTGCTCGCCGCCACCGTCAACGAACGCGGCCTCGACACCCCCCGAGCCGTCCTTGTCGAGCAGTACCTGACCGGCCGCGAGTTCTCCGTGGAGGTCTTCGGACAGGACGCCGTCGTCACCGTCGCCAAGCACATCGGCGCGCCTCCCGTCTTCGTCGAGACAGGACACGACGTCCCCGCCCTCCTGCCCACCGCCCAGGCCGCCGCGCTCGTCGACAGCGCCGTCCACGCCGTCAAGGCTCTCGGCCTCGGCTGGGGCGCCGCCCACGTCGAACTCCGGCTCGACGGCGACGTGGCCCGCGTCATCGAGGTCAACCCCCGCCTGGCCGGCGGTATGATCCCCGAACTCGTGCGCCGCGCCCGCGGCATCGACCTGGTCGGCGCCCAGGTACGGGCCGCACTCGGCGAGTACACCGACCTCACCCGACCCGGAACGGACGCCGCCGGAGCGGCCTCCATCCGCTTCCTCACCACCCGCGCCGCAAGCATCCTCACGGACCCCGCCGCCGCCCAGTCCGCCGCCCGGGCAGTGCCCGGCGTCGTCGACACCGCCCTGTACCGCCCGGCCGGCACCCGCGTCGAACCCGCCGAGGACTTCCGCGGCCGACTGGGCCACGTCATCACCACCGGCGCGACCCCCGGCCGCACCGCCGAAGCCGCAGACACTGCCCTCGCCGCACTCGCCGGCGCACTGGAAACCCCTGGCAGCCCCGTCGTCAAGGAGGTGCTGCCGGTATGA
- a CDS encoding PLP-dependent cysteine synthase family protein translates to MTTTTIAGAVKLHDSVVDATELPRIIQVTDNLYAAAFSLMKLLPARYIIDRAEAAGVLRPGTRVIETSSGTFALGLAMVCRLRGYDLTIVGDSAIDRDLRNRLEMLGADVEIVEYAGQTGGIQGARLARVAELQRLHPDSFVPGQYDNPDNPGAYSVAADLIGETVGSVDCLVGPVGSGGSTGGLAAALRPADPALHLIGVDTHGSIIFGTPDGPRTLRGLGSSIHPGNVRHSAYDEVHWVTAPEAFHATHELFRNHGLFMGPTSGASFQVASWWAARNPDSKVVMVLPDEGYRYQSTVYHAEWLREQGIEPAPTPGGPVTVDHPLDAPDSWTRLVWARRGFNDVMTPEAQA, encoded by the coding sequence ATGACTACGACCACGATCGCGGGCGCCGTCAAACTGCACGACTCGGTGGTGGACGCCACCGAACTGCCCCGCATCATCCAGGTGACCGACAATCTCTACGCCGCCGCGTTCAGCCTGATGAAGCTGTTGCCCGCGCGCTACATCATCGACCGCGCCGAGGCCGCCGGCGTGCTGCGGCCCGGCACCCGCGTCATCGAGACCTCCTCCGGCACCTTCGCCCTCGGCCTGGCGATGGTCTGCCGGCTGCGCGGCTACGACCTGACCATCGTCGGCGACTCCGCCATCGACCGCGACCTGCGCAACCGCCTGGAAATGCTCGGCGCCGACGTCGAGATCGTCGAGTACGCCGGCCAGACCGGCGGCATCCAGGGCGCCCGCCTCGCCCGAGTCGCGGAGCTCCAGCGGCTCCACCCCGACAGCTTCGTCCCCGGGCAGTACGACAACCCGGACAACCCCGGCGCCTACTCCGTGGCCGCCGACCTCATCGGCGAGACCGTGGGCTCCGTGGACTGCCTCGTCGGCCCGGTCGGCTCCGGCGGCTCCACCGGCGGCCTCGCCGCCGCCCTGCGCCCCGCCGACCCGGCCCTGCACCTCATCGGCGTCGACACCCACGGATCGATCATCTTCGGCACCCCCGACGGCCCGCGCACCCTGCGCGGCCTCGGCAGCAGCATCCACCCGGGCAACGTCAGACACAGCGCCTACGACGAGGTGCACTGGGTCACCGCCCCCGAAGCCTTCCACGCCACCCACGAACTCTTCCGCAACCACGGCCTGTTCATGGGACCCACCAGCGGCGCCTCCTTCCAGGTCGCCTCCTGGTGGGCCGCGCGCAACCCCGACAGCAAGGTCGTCATGGTGCTCCCCGACGAGGGCTACCGCTACCAGTCCACCGTCTACCACGCCGAATGGCTCCGCGAGCAGGGCATCGAACCCGCCCCCACCCCCGGCGGCCCCGTCACCGTCGACCACCCGCTGGACGCCCCGGACTCCTGGACCCGCCTGGTATGGGCCCGCCGCGGATTCAACGACGTGATGACGCCGGAGGCCCAGGCATGA